The following are encoded together in the Alphaproteobacteria bacterium genome:
- a CDS encoding tricarboxylate transporter, giving the protein MHRRATLKLLATVPFAIPALAAPASAQGFAGKTIELVIPFSTGGGSDIWARFLAPFLSRHLPGNPTVVVKNEPGGGSITGANRFAASARPDGLTIMGTSGSTQFPFLLGDARVKYDYKDWRMVLVGPTGGVAYISSKFGVKSVADLPKIKGTQLVYGSQGATSLDLVPLLGFRMLGLDVRHVFGMKGRGEGRLAFERGEATIDYQTSSAYLKTSVPLVKEGKAVPLFSWGALDDKGNLVRDPTFPDLPHIAEAIEIVQGKKPSGPEWDAFQAFLYAGFAAQKPMVLPKGTPDNIVEAYRAAVRKIVKDPEYLAKRNAAIGEYEQLTDDAGEKLYKIATTISPDARKLVRDLLVNEYKVKFGD; this is encoded by the coding sequence CACTCAAGCTGCTGGCGACCGTGCCCTTCGCGATCCCTGCGCTCGCCGCGCCGGCGAGCGCGCAGGGCTTCGCCGGCAAGACGATCGAGCTCGTGATCCCGTTCAGTACCGGCGGCGGGTCCGACATATGGGCGCGCTTCCTCGCGCCCTTCCTGTCACGCCACCTGCCCGGAAATCCGACCGTGGTCGTGAAGAACGAGCCCGGCGGCGGCTCCATCACCGGCGCCAACCGCTTCGCTGCCTCGGCGCGGCCGGACGGGCTGACGATCATGGGCACGTCGGGCTCGACTCAGTTCCCCTTCCTGCTCGGCGACGCGCGGGTGAAGTACGACTACAAGGACTGGCGCATGGTCCTGGTCGGCCCGACAGGCGGCGTCGCCTATATCAGCTCCAAGTTCGGCGTGAAGTCGGTTGCTGACCTTCCGAAGATCAAAGGCACGCAGCTCGTCTACGGCAGCCAGGGCGCCACCTCCCTCGATCTGGTGCCACTGCTCGGCTTCCGCATGCTCGGCCTCGACGTCCGCCACGTGTTCGGCATGAAGGGCCGCGGCGAGGGACGCCTCGCGTTCGAGCGCGGCGAGGCGACCATCGACTACCAGACCTCGTCGGCGTACCTGAAGACCTCGGTGCCGCTGGTCAAGGAGGGCAAGGCGGTGCCGCTCTTCTCGTGGGGCGCGCTCGACGACAAAGGCAATCTGGTGCGCGATCCGACCTTCCCGGACCTCCCGCACATCGCCGAGGCGATCGAGATCGTGCAGGGCAAGAAGCCATCGGGCCCGGAGTGGGATGCATTCCAGGCGTTCCTCTATGCCGGCTTCGCCGCTCAGAAGCCGATGGTGCTGCCGAAGGGCACGCCCGACAACATCGTCGAGGCCTACCGCGCAGCGGTGCGCAAGATCGTGAAGGATCCCGAGTATCTCGCCAAGCGCAATGCCGCGATCGGTGAATACGAGCAGCTCACCGACGATGCCGGCGAGAAGCTCTACAAGATCGCCACCACCATCTCGCCCGATGCGCGGAAGCTCGTGCGCGATCTCCTGGTCAACGAGTACAAAGTGAAGTTCGGCGACTGA